A genome region from Glycine max cultivar Williams 82 chromosome 5, Glycine_max_v4.0, whole genome shotgun sequence includes the following:
- the LOC100793785 gene encoding methylsterol monooxygenase 1-1: MLPYGSIPEAAAALGRNLTSAETLWFNYSASKSDYFLYCHNILFLFLVFSLVPLPLVFLELKRFSFVASHKIQPKVRLSLAETFKCYKDVMRMFFLVVGPLQLISYPSIQMIGIRTGLQLPSWREILSQLLVYFLVEDYTNYWIHRFLHNDWGYEKIHRVHHEYHAPIGFAAPYAHWAEILILGIPSFLGPAMVPGHIITFWLWIALRQIEAIDTHSGYDFPRSITKYIPFYGGAEYHDYHHYVGRQSQSNFASVFTYCDYIYGTDKGYRYQKKILQKLKEELANGVEQNGGSYKTD, encoded by the exons ATGCTCCCCTATGGTTCCATTCCGGAGGCCGCGGCGGCGCTGGGCCGCAACCTCACCTCCGCGGAAACCCTCTGGTTCAACTACTCCGCCTCCAAGTCTGATTACTTCCTCTACTGCCACAACATTCTGTTCCTCTTCCTCGTCTTCTCCCTCGTCCCCCTCCCCCTCGTCTTCCTCGAACTCAAGCGCTTCTCCTTCGTCGCTTCCCACAAGATCCAACCTAAAGTCCGTTTGTCCCTCGCCGAAACCTTCAAGTGCTACAAAGACGTCATGCGCATGTTCTTCCTCGTCGTCGGCCCCCTCCAACTCATCTCTTATCCTTCCATCCAG ATGATTGGGATCAGGACGGGGTTGCAATTACCGTCGTGGAGGGAGATCCTGTCGCAGCTTCTGGTCTACTTTCTCGTAGAGGATTACACCAATTACTGGATCCACCGGTTTCTGCACAACGATTGGGGTTACGAGAAGATTCACCGCGTGCACCATGAGTACCATGCTCCCATTGGATTTGCGGCGCCCTATGCCCACTGGGCCGAGATCTTGATCCTCGGGATTCCCTCCTTTCTCGGGCCTGCCATGGTTCCTGGTCACATTATCACCTTTTGGCTATGGATAGCCTTGCGCCAGATTGAAGCCATTGACACCCACAGCGG GTATGACTTTCCCAGGAGTATCACAAAATATATTCCATTTTATGGTGGCGCTGAGTATCACGATTACCATCATTATGTTGGAAGACAAAGCCAAAGCAATTTTGCTTCAGTTTTCACATACTGTGATTACATCTATGGAACTGACAAG GGATATAGGTATCagaaaaaaatacttcagaAG TTGAAGGAAGAGTTGGCAAATGGTGTTGAGCAGAACGGAGGATCATACAAGACTGACTGA